ATTACATTCTCACCATGGATAATGCGCGGCGCGAATTGGGAGGCGCTGATATTCATATACATGATGGCGAAATCATCGCAGTAGAAACTGATTATATGCCGCCTGTTTCTTGCGATGTTGTGCAGGCTAAAGGCTGCGTGGTGACGCCGGGTTTGGTCAACACGCATCATCACCTCTATCAAAGCTTAACCCGCGCGGTGCCTGGCGCTCAAAATGCGTTGCTGTTTGGCTGGTTGCAGACGCTCTACCCGATTTGGGCCCGTTTTGGGCCTGAAGAAATGCGCGTTTCAGCGATGGTGGGATTAGCCGAATTGGCGTTGTCTGGCTGCAGCTTAAGCGCCGATCATTTGTATTTATACCCCAACGGTGTGCGGCTGGAAGATACGATCGAGGCGGCGCAGGAAATTGGCTTGCGCTTTTTTCCAACCCGCGGCGCGATGAGCATCGGAGAAAGCGATGGCGGCTTGCCGCCTGATGCTTTGGTTGAAAAGGAAGCGCGGATTTTGGAAGATTGCATCCGCGTGGTGGATGCGTTCCATGACCCCTCTCCCGCATCCATGCTTAGGGTGGGCATTGCGCCCTGTTCTCCGTTTTCGGTGAGTCGTGATTTAATGCGCGACGCGGCGCTTTTGGCGCGCGATAAGGGGGTATTTTTACACACGCATTTGGCAGAAAACGATGAAGATATCGCTTATTCGCTTGAAAAATTTGGATGTCGCCCTGGGCAATATGCTGAAGATTTGGGGTGGACAGGTGCGGATGTGTGGCACGCGCATTGTGTGAAATTGGACTCCAAAGAAATTTCCTTATTTGCCAAAAGCCAAACCGGTGTCGCGCATTGCCCCTGTTCGAATTGCCGCCTTGGCTCGGGGATCGCCCCGCTTCGCCAGATGCGCGATGCGCGGGTGCCTGTGGGATTGGGTGTCGACGGGTCTGCCAGCAATGATTCGGGCAATTTGATGGATGAAGCGCGCCAAGCGATGTTGCTGCAACGGGTGTCGCAAGGGGCCGATGCCATGAGTGCGCGCGAGGCGTTGGAAATTGCAACCCGCGGGGGCGCAGATGTGCTGGGCCGGCCCGAATGCGGGCGCTTGGCGGTTGGAAAACGCGCGGATATTGCGATTTGGGATGTTTCTGGGGTGGAAAGTGCGGGCAGCTGGGATCCTGCGGCGTTGGTTCTTTCCGGGCCGAATAAAGTGCGCGATTTAATGGTGGAAGGGCGCTTTGTTGTACGCGATGGCCAGCTGTCCAGCACCGATCTAGAGGCTTTGATCGGGCATCAAAACCGTCTGGTGCAAAAGCTTATCAACGCATAACGGGTTGAGAAACGCATCTGCGGCGCGCCTAACCGGTTTTGTTGTGCCATTCTGCGCCTTTGATCCAAACTGAATGGATGGCGCGATCATCGCCCATCATGATGGTAGGAAACAGGCTTGACCAGTGATCAATAGCGCGCCTTTGCCGCTGCGCGATTGCGGGAGTTGAGGCTAAATCTAAAACCACCAGATCCGCATATTTTCCGGGCGTCAAGCTGCCGATTTCATGGTCAAGATGCAGGCTGCGCGCAGAACCCATCGTGGCCAACCACAGCAATTGCGCCGGGTGCAAAGGATGACCGTTTAGTTGCCCGATCTCATAAGCCGCAGCCATAGTGCGCAGCATGGAAAAGCTGGATCCACCCCCCGTATCGGTTGCCAGAGCGATGCGTTGCCCGGCATGTGCCAGACCGTTCATATCAAAAAGGCCCGAGCCGATGAAACTGTTTGAGGTCGGGCAATGAACCAAAGCCGCGCCAACCTCTTTCAGCCGCGCTTTTTCGCGCGGCTCCAAATGTATTGCGTGCCCGTAAAGGCCGCGTTGGCCTAGTAAACCGAATGTCTCGTAGGTATCCAGATAATCACGCGCATTGGGGAAGAGATCTTTCACCCATGCGATTTCATCGATTTGTTCGCTGAGATGGGTTTGCATCAGGCAATTGGGAAATTCCTGCCATAACGCCCCCAATGCGGTCAGCTGCTCGGGGGTTGAGGTGGGCGAAAACCGCGGCGTGATGGCGTAGCGCGCCCGGCCTTGCCCATGCCATGTTTGCAGCAAGGCTTTGCTTTGGTCATAGGCGCTTTGCGCCGTGTCGCACAGGCCCTCGGGCGCATTGCGATCCATGCAGGTTTTGCCCGCCACGATGGCCATGCCGCGCGCGGTCGCACTGACAAACAGCGCCTCTACGCTGTTTGGATGAATGGTGCAAAAACTGGCCAGGCTGGTCGTGCCATGCGCGAGCGCCAGATCCAGATAGGTCTCTGCGCTGCGATGCGCATAAGCCGCATCGCCAAATCGCATTTCTTCGGGAAACGTATACTGGTTGAGCCAATCAATCAGGCGGTTTCCCCAGCTGGCAATGATTGCGGTCTGCGGATAGTGAACATGCGCGTCGATAAATCCCGCCATGATCAGTTTATCGCCATAATCGATGACCTGCGCTTGTGGGTAGTGTCGGCGCAAATCTGCAGCTGGGCCTTGGGCAAGGATCCTTCCCGCTTCAATGAGCACGCCGCCGGCGCTGTCGAAAGTGCTGGCTGCTGCGATCTCTGTTACAAAGGGATCGGCTCTAAAACTGAGCGTTTGGCCTGTTAGCAACAGCTGAGGTGAGGATGCGATCACGTAAGATCCTTTTGATTGAAACCCATCCCTAGCTGTATAATTTGCATATCAGGGCCGGTAAACCGCGTTATTGCATTGCTCTTTTGTTTTATTCTCCGCTATCACGAGCATAGTTTATGGGGGCTTATGATGCAAAACCATACCATTCTATCTGATCAAGACCTGGCGCAGCCCGATCGCAGTTATGAGCTGAAGCCAAGCGCTGTTGCGGCTATTTTAGAGGCTGTAGATCGTAAAGATCGTGATCAACTGGTTGCCCAGATGGAGCCTTTGCACGCGGCGGATATCGCGGATTTGCTCGAACAAATCGATGGTCACGATCGGGCGCGATTGATCCGACTTTATGAGCGTGAATTTGATGGTGAAATCCTGTCTGAGCTGAATGAGGCCATTCGCGAAGACGTGATCAATCTTCTGAAACCCGAGGTTTTGGCCGATGCGGTGCGCGATCTAGAAAGCGACGATGTTGTCGATCTGCTGGAAGATTTGGAAACGCCGCAGCAAGAAGCCATTCTGGACGCTTTGGATGATATAGATCGCTTGGCTGTCGAACAATCGCTGGCCTATCCAGAGTTTTCTGCTGGTCGCTTAATGCAGCGCGAAGTGGTTGCAGCGCCCGATTATTGGACGGTTGGAGATGCGATTGAATTCATGCGCAAAGCCGAGGAGTTGCCAGAACAGTTTTATCATGTGATTCTTGTGGATCCAAAATTCCATCCGGTGGGCAATGTCACGCTAGGGCGCATCATGTCATCAAAGCGCAGCACCGCATTGGCCAGCCTGAAGGAAGAGATGTTTCGCGTAATCCCGGCAGATCAAGACGAAGCAGAGGTTGCCTATGCGTTCAATCAATATCATCTGATTTCTGCGCCTGTTGTGGATCATGAACAGCGCCTTGTCGGCATGATAACGATTGATGATGCGATGATGGTGCTTGACCGTGAACATGAGGAAGACATTTTGCGCCTCGCCGGGGTTGGAGAAAGCAGCCTCAGCGATACGGTTTTGGAAACGGCCAAGCAGCGCTTGCCTTGGCTGGGGGTGAACCTGTTTACCGCTATTTTAGCCTCTTTGGTGATCGCGCAATTCGAAGCAGCGCTTGCGCAATTGGTGGCTTTGGCGATTTTAATGCCCATAGTAGCCTCGATGGGCGGCAATGCGGGCACGCAAAGCCTGACGGTTGCGGTGCGGGCGATTGCGACCAAAGATCTGACCCGCTCAAATCTGGTTCGGGTGGTAAGACGGGAGGTTCTTGTGGGGCTTTTAAATGGGGTGGTTTTCGCCTTGGTAATGGGCGTGGTCGGGGTTATATGGTTCGGATCCCCCATGCTTGGATACGTGATCGCGCTGGCGATGG
The sequence above is drawn from the Rhodobacteraceae bacterium IMCC1335 genome and encodes:
- the mgtE gene encoding magnesium transporter; the protein is MQNHTILSDQDLAQPDRSYELKPSAVAAILEAVDRKDRDQLVAQMEPLHAADIADLLEQIDGHDRARLIRLYEREFDGEILSELNEAIREDVINLLKPEVLADAVRDLESDDVVDLLEDLETPQQEAILDALDDIDRLAVEQSLAYPEFSAGRLMQREVVAAPDYWTVGDAIEFMRKAEELPEQFYHVILVDPKFHPVGNVTLGRIMSSKRSTALASLKEEMFRVIPADQDEAEVAYAFNQYHLISAPVVDHEQRLVGMITIDDAMMVLDREHEEDILRLAGVGESSLSDTVLETAKQRLPWLGVNLFTAILASLVIAQFEAALAQLVALAILMPIVASMGGNAGTQSLTVAVRAIATKDLTRSNLVRVVRREVLVGLLNGVVFALVMGVVGVIWFGSPMLGYVIALAMVINLVVAGFAGTGIPVLLARFGIDPALASGAFVTTVTDIVGFLAFLGLAGLILL
- the guaD gene encoding guanine deaminase, whose translation is MLLTGQTLSFRADPFVTEIAAASTFDSAGGVLIEAGRILAQGPAADLRRHYPQAQVIDYGDKLIMAGFIDAHVHYPQTAIIASWGNRLIDWLNQYTFPEEMRFGDAAYAHRSAETYLDLALAHGTTSLASFCTIHPNSVEALFVSATARGMAIVAGKTCMDRNAPEGLCDTAQSAYDQSKALLQTWHGQGRARYAITPRFSPTSTPEQLTALGALWQEFPNCLMQTHLSEQIDEIAWVKDLFPNARDYLDTYETFGLLGQRGLYGHAIHLEPREKARLKEVGAALVHCPTSNSFIGSGLFDMNGLAHAGQRIALATDTGGGSSFSMLRTMAAAYEIGQLNGHPLHPAQLLWLATMGSARSLHLDHEIGSLTPGKYADLVVLDLASTPAIAQRQRRAIDHWSSLFPTIMMGDDRAIHSVWIKGAEWHNKTG
- a CDS encoding 8-oxoguanine deaminase; translated protein: MSDILIKNADYILTMDNARRELGGADIHIHDGEIIAVETDYMPPVSCDVVQAKGCVVTPGLVNTHHHLYQSLTRAVPGAQNALLFGWLQTLYPIWARFGPEEMRVSAMVGLAELALSGCSLSADHLYLYPNGVRLEDTIEAAQEIGLRFFPTRGAMSIGESDGGLPPDALVEKEARILEDCIRVVDAFHDPSPASMLRVGIAPCSPFSVSRDLMRDAALLARDKGVFLHTHLAENDEDIAYSLEKFGCRPGQYAEDLGWTGADVWHAHCVKLDSKEISLFAKSQTGVAHCPCSNCRLGSGIAPLRQMRDARVPVGLGVDGSASNDSGNLMDEARQAMLLQRVSQGADAMSAREALEIATRGGADVLGRPECGRLAVGKRADIAIWDVSGVESAGSWDPAALVLSGPNKVRDLMVEGRFVVRDGQLSSTDLEALIGHQNRLVQKLINA